A single region of the Lactobacillus isalae genome encodes:
- a CDS encoding LysR family transcriptional regulator: MNNPEEIQHFIDILIKEDSFVKAAKKLYISQPYLTQLIKRIESRLGTPIINRDKKPYSLTQAGLLYYQYLENVSYNKQQLNKKLAKYIHPNKEIIKIGILESLGTYLLPEILPDFLKRNPQVEIQLIENFPRENEKNLLSGNIDCYIGQTPEAIDSSLDIVSNGGEKYYVVISPASPYYQEDKFILSPDELDLKKLLQEPFILSIPGSAIRHQVNGVFQRFHLEPKVVLESKSIITATSLAIHGMGLTISTASIIKCISETPINLFPISRDLINVVFFIATRGEKTKSKALKNLIKEFKAKNLQPIIR; the protein is encoded by the coding sequence ATGAATAATCCAGAAGAAATACAACATTTCATTGATATTTTAATTAAAGAAGACAGTTTTGTGAAAGCGGCTAAAAAGTTATATATATCGCAACCATATTTGACGCAATTAATAAAGAGAATTGAAAGCAGGTTGGGAACACCGATTATTAATCGTGACAAAAAACCATATTCTTTAACTCAGGCCGGGTTGCTTTACTATCAATATTTAGAGAATGTTTCTTATAACAAGCAGCAATTGAATAAAAAACTAGCTAAATATATTCATCCTAATAAAGAAATAATCAAAATTGGGATTTTGGAAAGTCTGGGAACATATTTACTTCCGGAAATATTACCTGATTTTTTAAAAAGAAATCCTCAAGTAGAAATTCAGCTAATTGAAAATTTCCCTAGAGAGAATGAGAAGAATCTGCTAAGTGGAAATATTGATTGCTATATTGGGCAGACACCAGAAGCAATTGATTCAAGTTTAGACATTGTAAGTAATGGTGGGGAGAAATATTATGTGGTAATTTCTCCAGCTTCTCCCTACTACCAAGAAGATAAATTTATTCTTTCACCTGATGAATTGGACTTAAAAAAATTGTTGCAAGAGCCATTTATTTTAAGTATACCTGGTTCAGCTATTCGTCACCAAGTAAATGGTGTTTTTCAGAGATTTCATTTAGAACCCAAAGTTGTATTAGAATCTAAAAGTATTATCACGGCAACTAGTTTAGCAATTCATGGAATGGGCTTAACAATTTCTACAGCAAGTATTATTAAATGTATTAGCGAGACGCCAATTAATCTGTTTCCTATTAGTCGTGATCTAATTAATGTTGTTTTCTTTATTGCGACTCGAGGGGAAAAAACAAAATCTAAAGCTTTGAAAAACTTAATTAAAGAGTTTAAGGCTAAGAATTTGCAGCCGATTATTAGATAA
- a CDS encoding flavocytochrome c, producing the protein MKSGKYEVRAKGHGASFMPMEVTLSEDKIEDIKVDAKGETKGVADAVFKRLPEEIVKNQTLNVDTVSGATISSHGVIDGVATAIGEAGGDPDEWKKRAKPEEQRAKDEAYTTDIVVIGAGGAGLAAAARSIQRNQKVIVLEKFPQIGGNTSRAGGPMNAAEPDWQKRFKALAGEKETLEELAATPIENIDPEYQADFKDLQKQIKEYITSGANYLFDSKLLHEIQTYLGGKRTDLKGNEIHGNYALVKELVDNALDSVHWLTDLGVDFDRSQVTMPVGALWRRGHKPVEPMGYAFIHVLGDWVKEHGGTILTDSRAEHLIIENGKVSGVIAKKPDGSRITVHAKAVILTAGGFGANTQMVQKYNTYWKHIDDNIATTNSPAITGDGIRLGKEAGADLVGMGFIQMMPVSDPKTGELFTGLQTPPENYIMVNQKGKRFVNEFAERDVLTKAAIDNGGLFYLIADDKIKDTAYNTTQESIDAQVKAGTLFRADSLEELAKQINMDPDTLVKTIKKYNSYVDAGKDPDFEKSAFNLKCEVAPFYATPRKPAIHHTMGGLKIDTGAHVLDKDGKQISGLYAAGEVAGGIHAGNRLGGNSLADIFTFGRIAANSANDELEK; encoded by the coding sequence ATGAAATCAGGAAAGTATGAAGTTAGAGCTAAAGGACATGGCGCAAGTTTCATGCCTATGGAAGTCACCCTCTCTGAAGATAAAATCGAAGATATTAAGGTGGACGCTAAGGGTGAAACTAAGGGTGTAGCAGATGCAGTATTTAAACGATTGCCTGAAGAAATTGTAAAAAATCAAACTTTAAATGTTGATACTGTTAGCGGTGCAACTATTTCTAGCCATGGTGTTATTGACGGAGTAGCTACTGCAATTGGTGAAGCTGGCGGAGATCCAGATGAATGGAAAAAGCGAGCAAAGCCTGAAGAACAAAGGGCTAAAGATGAAGCCTATACTACTGATATTGTAGTTATAGGTGCCGGTGGGGCAGGTTTAGCTGCAGCGGCTAGAAGTATTCAACGTAATCAAAAAGTTATTGTACTTGAAAAATTCCCACAAATTGGTGGAAACACCAGTCGTGCTGGTGGTCCAATGAATGCGGCAGAACCTGATTGGCAAAAGCGATTTAAGGCCTTAGCTGGTGAAAAAGAAACTCTTGAAGAATTAGCGGCTACTCCAATTGAAAATATTGATCCGGAATATCAAGCAGACTTTAAAGACTTGCAAAAGCAAATTAAAGAATATATTACTTCTGGAGCTAACTATTTATTTGATTCAAAATTGCTTCATGAAATTCAAACTTACTTGGGTGGTAAACGTACAGACTTAAAGGGCAATGAAATTCATGGTAATTATGCCTTAGTTAAAGAATTAGTTGATAATGCATTAGATTCAGTTCATTGGCTTACAGATTTAGGTGTAGATTTTGATCGTAGCCAAGTAACAATGCCAGTTGGTGCTTTGTGGAGAAGAGGACATAAGCCAGTTGAGCCAATGGGCTATGCCTTTATTCATGTTTTAGGCGATTGGGTAAAAGAACATGGTGGCACAATTTTAACTGATAGTCGTGCTGAACATTTAATTATTGAAAATGGTAAAGTTAGCGGCGTTATCGCTAAGAAACCTGATGGTAGTAGGATTACAGTGCACGCTAAAGCAGTGATTTTAACTGCAGGTGGATTTGGTGCTAATACTCAAATGGTTCAAAAATATAATACTTACTGGAAGCATATTGATGATAATATTGCGACCACTAACTCACCAGCAATTACTGGAGATGGAATTCGTCTTGGTAAAGAGGCTGGAGCAGATTTAGTTGGAATGGGCTTTATCCAAATGATGCCCGTCTCTGATCCTAAGACTGGTGAATTATTTACAGGTCTTCAAACTCCACCAGAAAACTACATTATGGTTAACCAAAAGGGAAAACGTTTCGTAAATGAATTTGCAGAACGCGATGTTTTAACTAAGGCCGCAATTGATAACGGTGGCTTATTCTACTTGATTGCTGATGATAAGATTAAAGATACTGCATATAACACCACGCAAGAATCAATTGATGCTCAAGTTAAAGCAGGTACATTATTTAGAGCAGATAGTTTAGAAGAATTAGCTAAACAAATTAATATGGATCCTGATACTTTGGTTAAGACAATTAAGAAATATAACTCCTATGTCGATGCTGGAAAAGATCCTGATTTTGAGAAGTCTGCCTTTAACTTGAAGTGTGAAGTCGCACCATTTTACGCTACACCGAGAAAACCTGCTATTCACCATACAATGGGTGGGTTAAAGATTGATACAGGTGCGCATGTTTTAGATAAAGATGGCAAGCAAATTTCGGGCTTGTATGCTGCTGGAGAAGTAGCAGGCGGTATTCACGCTGGTAACCGTCTAGGCGGAAATTCACTTGCCGATATCTTTACTTTTGGTAGAATTGCTGCTAATAGTGCTAATGATGAATTAGAAAAATAG
- the brnQ gene encoding branched-chain amino acid transport system II carrier protein: MKEAKEKTLSKKQYLIVASMIFALFFGAGNLIFPLHLGQLAGKNWGPAAIGFSITGVVLPLLSLLAVAITRSNGVYQIGLPVGKIFALSFMTLIQLTMGPLFAAPRNATVSYTVGIAPLLPKQFQSIGLIVFTTIFFAIVFMIAYNESDILSSLGKILNPIFLILLFLVFVVAFARPLGNLSTVPVSKEYLHGTIVKGFLEGYNTMDALAGLAFGVTVVTAVKELVNHNEKKVAKITAKAGLMAVIGIGVIYTLLIAVGAMSLGHFKITSDGGILLSKIVNYYAGIFGQALLAVLVFLACLTTAVGILSAFALDFSAHYSKFSYKGWLTISCIGSFVTANLGLDKIISWSLPVLMFLYPLAIVLIILSLFSPLFKGDKVVYKVTMVLTLVPAIFDLIAHLPAPIAGTSFYNAVSQFRLNYLPLSNIGLSWVVPTVLGLVISVLIHLWRRKVNKI, from the coding sequence TTGAAAGAAGCGAAGGAAAAAACATTAAGTAAAAAGCAATATTTAATTGTTGCTTCTATGATTTTTGCACTGTTTTTTGGTGCAGGAAACTTAATTTTCCCACTTCATTTAGGCCAGCTTGCTGGTAAAAATTGGGGACCAGCAGCAATTGGATTTTCAATTACGGGGGTAGTATTACCCTTACTTTCACTTCTTGCGGTTGCAATTACGCGTAGTAATGGTGTTTACCAAATTGGTTTGCCTGTAGGGAAGATTTTTGCTCTTTCTTTTATGACTTTAATACAACTGACTATGGGGCCCTTATTTGCGGCTCCGAGAAATGCTACAGTTTCGTATACTGTCGGCATTGCTCCATTATTGCCTAAGCAATTTCAAAGTATAGGACTAATTGTATTTACGACAATTTTTTTCGCAATTGTATTTATGATTGCTTACAACGAAAGTGATATTCTTTCTTCTTTGGGTAAAATATTAAATCCTATCTTTTTAATTTTGCTTTTTTTAGTATTTGTTGTTGCTTTTGCTCGTCCTTTAGGTAATCTGAGTACAGTACCTGTAAGTAAAGAATATTTGCATGGAACAATAGTTAAAGGATTCTTAGAAGGCTATAATACAATGGATGCTTTAGCAGGATTAGCATTCGGTGTAACGGTTGTTACAGCGGTTAAAGAATTAGTTAATCATAATGAGAAAAAGGTGGCTAAAATAACTGCTAAAGCGGGGTTAATGGCTGTTATAGGAATTGGAGTAATTTATACTCTCTTAATTGCCGTTGGCGCTATGTCGCTAGGCCACTTTAAGATAACCAGCGACGGAGGGATTTTATTATCTAAAATTGTTAATTACTATGCCGGTATTTTTGGTCAAGCTTTATTAGCGGTTTTAGTATTTTTAGCATGTTTAACTACAGCTGTAGGTATTTTATCTGCCTTTGCATTAGATTTTTCTGCACATTATTCTAAATTTAGTTATAAAGGGTGGCTAACCATTTCTTGTATTGGATCCTTTGTGACCGCAAACTTGGGTTTAGATAAGATTATTAGTTGGTCACTTCCTGTACTAATGTTTTTATATCCTTTAGCTATTGTTTTGATTATTTTGTCACTATTTTCACCATTATTTAAAGGTGATAAAGTAGTATATAAAGTAACGATGGTTTTAACACTAGTGCCGGCCATTTTTGATCTAATTGCTCATTTACCTGCACCAATTGCTGGAACCTCATTTTATAATGCAGTGAGTCAATTTCGCTTGAATTATTTGCCACTATCTAATATTGGTTTATCTTGGGTTGTACCAACAGTATTAGGATTAGTAATTAGTGTACTAATTCATTTATGGCGCCGTAAAGTTAATAAAATATAG
- the ubiE gene encoding bifunctional demethylmenaquinone methyltransferase/2-methoxy-6-polyprenyl-1,4-benzoquinol methylase UbiE, whose protein sequence is MSLTNSVPEKDVHDLFSRVAPHYDQMNNLISLGTQNGWRKKFLRELKVAPGDFALDLCCGTGDITIALAKHVGPSGNVIGLDFNQDMLELADQKVRKQNLQKEIQLRQEDAMHLPYPDQSFDIVTIGFGLRNVPDANQVLKEIYRVLKPTGKVGILETSQPTNSLVKLGWQTYFKLFPSFAKILGAKVSDYQYLSHTTEKFVSAKHLKKMLEENGFENVQVKKLNLGAGAIHIGIKKKMR, encoded by the coding sequence ATGAGTTTAACTAACAGCGTGCCCGAAAAAGATGTACATGATTTATTTAGTCGGGTAGCGCCACATTATGATCAGATGAATAATTTAATTAGCTTAGGTACGCAGAATGGTTGGCGCAAGAAATTTTTGAGGGAATTAAAGGTAGCACCAGGCGATTTTGCGCTAGATTTATGTTGCGGTACAGGCGATATAACGATTGCGCTAGCAAAACACGTTGGGCCGTCAGGAAATGTAATTGGTCTCGATTTTAATCAAGATATGCTTGAATTAGCTGACCAAAAAGTTCGAAAACAAAATTTACAAAAAGAAATACAATTAAGGCAAGAAGATGCAATGCATCTGCCTTATCCAGATCAGAGTTTTGACATTGTAACAATTGGTTTTGGTTTACGTAATGTTCCTGACGCCAATCAAGTTTTGAAAGAAATTTATCGAGTGTTAAAGCCGACTGGCAAAGTTGGAATTTTAGAAACATCGCAACCAACTAATTCACTTGTTAAATTAGGATGGCAGACCTACTTTAAGTTATTTCCTAGTTTTGCAAAAATCTTGGGAGCTAAGGTATCCGATTATCAATACTTGTCTCATACAACTGAGAAGTTTGTCTCGGCAAAGCATTTAAAGAAAATGCTTGAAGAAAATGGGTTTGAAAATGTACAAGTTAAAAAATTAAATTTAGGTGCAGGTGCAATTCATATCGGAATTAAAAAGAAAATGAGATAA
- a CDS encoding prolyl aminopeptidase yields MKTGTKIITLDNGYHLWTNTQGEGDIHLLALHGGPGGNHEYWEDAAEQLKKQGLSVQVTMYDQLGSLYSDQPDYTDPKIAKKYLTYEYFLNEVDEVREKLGLDNFYLIGQSWGGLLVQEYAVKYGKHLKGAIISSMVDEIDEYVDSVNRRRQEVLPQTEIDFMHECEKNNDYDNQRYQDDVQILNINFVDRKQPSKLYHLKDLGGNAVYNVFQGDNEFVITGKLKDWHFRDQLKNIKVPTLITFGENETMPISTAKIMQKEIPNSRLVTTPDGGHHHMVDNPDVYYKHLADFIREVENGNFKGE; encoded by the coding sequence ATGAAAACTGGTACTAAAATTATTACTTTAGACAACGGGTATCACTTGTGGACTAATACTCAAGGCGAGGGCGATATTCACTTATTAGCGCTTCATGGTGGTCCTGGTGGAAATCATGAATACTGGGAAGATGCTGCAGAACAATTGAAAAAGCAAGGTCTTAGTGTTCAAGTAACCATGTATGATCAATTGGGGTCACTTTATTCCGATCAACCAGACTACACTGATCCTAAAATTGCTAAAAAGTATCTAACTTATGAGTATTTCTTAAATGAAGTTGATGAAGTTCGTGAAAAACTCGGTTTAGATAACTTTTATTTAATTGGTCAAAGTTGGGGCGGACTTTTAGTGCAAGAATATGCTGTTAAATACGGTAAGCATTTAAAGGGCGCAATTATTTCTTCAATGGTTGATGAAATTGATGAATATGTTGATTCCGTAAATAGAAGAAGGCAAGAGGTTCTTCCCCAAACAGAAATTGACTTTATGCATGAATGTGAAAAGAACAATGATTACGATAATCAACGTTATCAAGATGATGTTCAAATTTTGAATATTAATTTTGTTGATAGGAAACAACCATCAAAGCTTTATCATTTAAAAGATCTTGGTGGTAATGCTGTTTATAATGTATTTCAAGGTGATAACGAATTTGTTATTACAGGTAAACTTAAAGATTGGCATTTTAGAGATCAACTTAAGAATATTAAGGTACCAACATTAATTACCTTTGGTGAAAACGAGACAATGCCAATTTCGACTGCTAAAATTATGCAAAAAGAAATTCCAAATTCTCGTTTGGTTACTACTCCTGATGGCGGACATCATCATATGGTTGATAATCCAGATGTTTACTATAAGCACTTAGCTGACTTTATTCGTGAAGTTGAAAACGGTAATTTTAAGGGAGAATAA
- a CDS encoding PepSY domain-containing protein, which produces MKKKISKMLAAAAFMGTLGISVVACSNNDSTSKTKQSSVKKTTKDKASNTKNTTRKSQIKLSQTEAINKFDKKYSDKKLKEIDLKLDGNKYLYEITGFDKDKEYEMTINATSGKEIKSSSEKLDLDERLQKGLDLDKVISRDQASEIAEKEVKNSTAKEWTLKMDQDKAIWDVTVESGSSKHEVEIDAISKKVIKAEKDD; this is translated from the coding sequence ATGAAGAAAAAAATAAGTAAAATGCTAGCAGCGGCAGCTTTCATGGGAACACTAGGAATTTCAGTAGTGGCGTGTAGCAATAATGATTCAACCAGTAAAACTAAGCAGTCAAGTGTAAAGAAAACCACTAAAGATAAGGCAAGTAATACAAAAAACACCACAAGAAAAAGCCAGATTAAACTTAGTCAAACTGAAGCCATAAATAAGTTTGATAAAAAATATTCTGATAAAAAGTTAAAAGAAATAGATTTAAAATTAGACGGTAATAAGTATCTTTATGAAATTACAGGATTTGATAAAGATAAAGAATACGAAATGACCATTAACGCTACAAGTGGAAAAGAAATCAAATCTAGTTCTGAAAAATTAGACTTAGATGAACGTCTGCAAAAGGGACTTGATTTAGATAAGGTGATTTCTCGTGATCAAGCAAGTGAAATAGCAGAAAAAGAAGTTAAGAATAGCACTGCTAAAGAATGGACCCTAAAAATGGATCAGGACAAAGCCATTTGGGATGTAACTGTTGAATCAGGTTCAAGTAAACATGAAGTAGAAATTGATGCTATTTCTAAGAAAGTTATTAAGGCAGAAAAAGATGATTAA
- a CDS encoding conjugated bile salt MFS transporter, which yields MANDLSIKKKKVVSKGYKYFMVFLCVLTQAIPYGMAQLIQPLFVHPIVNTFHFTLASYTLIFTFGAIAGSVVSPFIGKALQKVNFKLMYIIGIAISAIGFVIFGISTKLPGFYIAGILCMVGSTFYSGQGVPWVINHWFPVKGRGVALGLAYCGCSIGDIILQPLTQVILQHFIAGNAKTGRLTSMAPFFIFAVALFVIGLILAAFIRVPKSDEVLATAKELKENKDELAEQHAHEFQGWSGKQVLKMKWFWVFSIGFLLIGLGLASSNEDYAAFLDTKLSLTQVGLIGSVLGVAGIVGNISGGYLFDKFGTAKSMTYAGILIVLSVLLMVFISDHPYGASSNLYAGIGWAILGGLSIFSYMSGPAFMAKNLFGAKAQGVNLGYISLAYAIGFAIGAPLFGVIKDATSFSLAWWSTIGFVTIGFILLIFSAIKIKELQKRL from the coding sequence ATGGCCAATGATCTATCTATTAAAAAAAAGAAGGTAGTTAGCAAAGGCTATAAATACTTTATGGTATTTTTGTGTGTACTGACACAAGCTATTCCTTATGGTATGGCTCAGCTAATTCAACCTTTATTTGTACATCCAATCGTTAATACATTTCATTTCACTTTAGCATCCTATACTTTGATTTTTACTTTTGGTGCTATCGCTGGATCTGTAGTATCTCCATTTATTGGGAAAGCACTACAAAAAGTTAATTTCAAACTTATGTATATTATTGGTATTGCTATCTCTGCTATTGGATTTGTAATATTTGGAATTAGTACTAAATTACCTGGCTTTTACATTGCTGGTATTCTTTGCATGGTTGGCTCAACATTTTATTCTGGTCAAGGTGTTCCTTGGGTTATTAATCACTGGTTCCCAGTAAAGGGACGTGGAGTTGCCCTAGGATTAGCTTACTGTGGTTGCTCAATCGGTGATATTATTTTACAGCCATTAACTCAAGTAATTTTGCAACATTTCATTGCAGGAAATGCTAAGACAGGGCGTTTAACATCAATGGCACCTTTCTTTATTTTCGCTGTTGCACTTTTTGTAATTGGATTAATTCTTGCTGCATTCATTAGGGTTCCTAAGTCTGATGAAGTTTTAGCAACTGCCAAAGAGCTTAAAGAAAATAAAGATGAACTTGCTGAGCAACATGCTCATGAATTTCAAGGCTGGTCTGGAAAACAAGTATTAAAGATGAAGTGGTTCTGGGTCTTTAGTATTGGCTTTTTATTAATTGGTTTAGGATTAGCCTCCTCTAACGAAGACTATGCTGCATTCTTAGATACTAAATTATCTCTAACGCAAGTTGGCTTAATTGGTTCCGTACTTGGTGTTGCTGGTATTGTTGGTAATATTTCTGGTGGATATTTATTTGACAAATTTGGTACAGCAAAATCAATGACTTATGCTGGTATTTTAATCGTACTTTCTGTTTTACTAATGGTCTTTATTAGTGATCATCCATATGGTGCCTCAAGTAATCTCTATGCTGGAATTGGTTGGGCTATTTTAGGTGGTTTATCTATCTTTAGTTATATGTCTGGACCAGCTTTTATGGCAAAAAATTTATTTGGAGCAAAGGCTCAAGGAGTTAACTTAGGGTATATAAGTTTAGCTTATGCAATTGGATTCGCAATTGGTGCACCATTATTCGGTGTTATTAAAGATGCAACAAGCTTTTCTCTTGCATGGTGGTCTACAATTGGATTCGTTACAATTGGATTCATTTTACTAATATTTTCAGCTATTAAAATTAAGGAATTACAAAAAAGGTTGTAG
- a CDS encoding lysophospholipid acyltransferase family protein has protein sequence MIIGENRAQVIENIKTAVKKGKMHAKVELGDPILTKSERIKLVNDYWKQQKKISHKFKNIIAQGIVNIDTLILMAHTQIKNKERAKGPKYGAIVTTNHFKQTDSLPIKKLANKCHKKLYIVIEDSNLKLPGFFGFLMNNINAIPIVQSYQYLGREFPKHLQHVFDKKGWVLIYPEQEMWYNYRKPRPLQKGAYYYAAKAKVPIISCFVEIKDLPEMEKNSSEFHKTRYILHVLPTIYPVDRLSVNQNAKRMRDIDYMQKKKAYEKAYGKKLTENFDYDDIAGYIKK, from the coding sequence ATGATCATTGGCGAAAATCGTGCACAAGTTATTGAAAATATTAAAACAGCCGTCAAAAAAGGTAAAATGCACGCTAAAGTTGAACTAGGTGATCCTATTTTAACTAAAAGTGAAAGAATAAAGCTGGTTAACGATTATTGGAAACAACAAAAAAAGATTAGTCATAAATTTAAAAATATTATTGCTCAAGGAATTGTTAATATTGATACCCTAATTTTAATGGCCCATACGCAAATCAAAAATAAAGAGCGCGCAAAGGGACCTAAATATGGTGCAATCGTTACTACCAATCACTTTAAGCAAACTGATAGTTTACCAATTAAAAAATTAGCTAACAAGTGTCATAAAAAACTCTACATTGTAATTGAAGATTCCAATTTAAAACTACCCGGCTTTTTTGGTTTTTTAATGAATAATATCAATGCTATTCCGATTGTTCAGAGTTATCAATATCTAGGACGTGAGTTTCCTAAACATTTGCAACACGTTTTCGATAAAAAAGGTTGGGTTTTAATCTATCCAGAACAAGAAATGTGGTATAACTACCGGAAACCTCGTCCTCTTCAAAAGGGTGCATATTATTATGCTGCAAAAGCTAAAGTACCAATAATTTCATGTTTTGTAGAGATTAAAGATCTTCCTGAAATGGAAAAAAATAGCTCTGAATTTCATAAAACTCGATATATTCTTCATGTATTGCCAACAATTTATCCCGTTGACCGTTTATCAGTTAATCAAAATGCCAAAAGAATGCGCGATATCGATTACATGCAAAAGAAAAAAGCTTATGAGAAAGCATATGGTAAAAAATTAACTGAGAACTTTGATTATGATGATATTGCAGGGTATATAAAAAAATAA
- a CDS encoding glycosyltransferase family 8 protein, whose protein sequence is MTIPVFYSISDDFTKYASVSLNSLVKNANPENDYTVIFLNQGLSKNHQEQLAAFGNDYVHVKFFHIDESLVKPIQNRKENYLRADFFTMSIFYRLFIPELFPQYDKAIYIDSDTVVVDDIAKLYNTDLGDNLFAACTDSSIQYVDKMVKYIKDVLALDPKKYINSGMLVLNSKAFRNEHFIDHFMNLLEKYHFDCIAPDQDYLNEIGDGRILHLDPRWDAMPNENTEPISNPGLIHYNLFFKPWYFKDVQYKDYFWKYAETTPFYEELKSELANYTDKQRTEDRAKLNHMLEKEDLTIIDPNNWAQVKNKGERIKL, encoded by the coding sequence ATGACTATCCCAGTTTTTTATAGTATTAGCGATGATTTTACCAAATATGCGTCAGTTTCCCTTAATTCATTAGTTAAGAACGCTAATCCAGAAAACGACTATACTGTCATTTTCTTAAATCAAGGTTTATCAAAAAATCATCAAGAGCAGCTTGCAGCTTTTGGCAATGATTATGTACACGTCAAATTTTTCCATATTGATGAAAGCTTAGTAAAACCAATTCAAAATCGAAAAGAAAACTATCTTCGCGCCGATTTTTTCACGATGTCTATTTTTTATCGCCTATTTATTCCTGAACTTTTCCCGCAATATGACAAGGCAATCTACATTGATAGCGACACAGTCGTAGTCGATGATATCGCTAAGTTATACAACACTGACTTAGGCGATAACTTATTTGCTGCTTGCACCGACTCATCGATTCAATATGTAGATAAAATGGTGAAATATATCAAAGATGTTCTAGCTCTTGATCCTAAAAAATATATTAATTCTGGAATGCTAGTTCTAAATTCTAAGGCTTTCAGAAATGAACACTTTATTGATCACTTTATGAATTTACTAGAAAAATACCATTTTGATTGTATTGCTCCAGATCAAGACTATTTAAACGAAATTGGTGATGGCAGAATTTTACATCTTGATCCACGCTGGGATGCAATGCCTAATGAAAATACTGAACCCATTTCTAATCCAGGCTTAATCCACTATAATTTATTCTTTAAACCTTGGTACTTCAAAGATGTACAATATAAAGATTATTTCTGGAAATATGCTGAAACAACTCCATTTTATGAAGAACTAAAATCAGAGCTAGCTAATTATACTGACAAGCAGCGTACAGAAGATCGAGCTAAATTAAACCATATGCTTGAAAAAGAAGATCTCACAATAATTGATCCTAATAATTGGGCTCAGGTAAAAAATAAAGGCGAAAGGATTAAATTATGA
- a CDS encoding glycosyltransferase family 8 protein — protein sequence MTIPVFYTISDNYTPYAAVSIQSLIDHADPNKDYTITLLVQNISDDHKKSLENLSTKNIHVNIFHIDDDMVAPIHNSEENYLRAQFFTMSIFYRLFIPNLFPQYDKAVYLDADTIICTDIAELYKTDIGDNMFASVPDMSIRFIKPLQVYIKECQGIFPPEKYINNGVILFNMKAFRDKKFVDKFYSLIEKYHFDNIDPDQAYMNEICEDKIYHLPLEWDAMPNEHMDEIKNPKIVHYNLFFKPWHFADVQYGQYFWDVAKKSPYYQELKDQLASFTDEDRKKARADLDWMIKKVDEIKDEDVTWAKVKKTTSVKI from the coding sequence ATGACAATACCCGTTTTTTACACAATTAGCGATAACTACACACCCTATGCTGCCGTTTCAATTCAATCTTTAATTGACCATGCTGATCCAAATAAAGACTACACAATCACACTTTTGGTTCAAAATATTAGTGATGATCATAAAAAAAGTCTAGAAAATCTTTCAACTAAGAATATTCACGTTAATATTTTCCATATTGATGATGACATGGTAGCCCCAATTCATAACAGTGAAGAAAATTATCTACGAGCACAATTCTTCACAATGTCAATTTTTTATCGATTATTTATTCCTAACCTCTTTCCTCAATACGATAAGGCAGTCTATTTAGACGCTGATACGATTATTTGCACCGATATTGCTGAATTGTATAAGACTGATATTGGCGACAACATGTTTGCTAGCGTTCCTGATATGTCAATTAGATTTATCAAGCCACTTCAAGTTTACATCAAGGAATGTCAAGGTATTTTCCCACCAGAAAAATACATCAACAACGGTGTTATTCTCTTTAACATGAAGGCATTCAGAGATAAGAAGTTTGTTGATAAATTCTATTCTTTAATTGAAAAGTATCACTTCGATAATATCGATCCTGACCAGGCTTATATGAATGAGATTTGCGAAGACAAAATTTATCACTTACCACTTGAATGGGATGCAATGCCCAATGAACATATGGATGAAATTAAGAATCCTAAAATTGTTCACTATAACTTATTCTTCAAGCCATGGCATTTTGCTGATGTTCAATATGGTCAATACTTCTGGGATGTTGCTAAAAAGTCCCCTTACTATCAAGAACTAAAGGACCAACTAGCAAGTTTCACTGATGAAGATCGTAAAAAAGCACGTGCCGATCTTGATTGGATGATTAAAAAAGTTGATGAGATCAAAGACGAAGATGTAACTTGGGCAAAGGTTAAGAAAACTACATCAGTAAAAATATAA